The Candidatus Poribacteria bacterium DNA segment TATAGCGTTCACCGTTGAAGTAAGTGATGCCTCTGTTATAGTGTGCTTGTTTTATCGCATTTGCGAGTTCGTGGGCGCGTTGATAGTTGGGATCGAGTCTTAGTGTTTCTGTAACAGCATGTGTCGCCGCTTCCAAGTTGCCCGATTCTCGGTGTGCGCGGGCAAGGTTGTAGTGTGCACGTTTGAGATTCGGTGCGATGGCTATAGCACGTTCAAGATGGGGGATCGCTTTATCAGGGTGTCCTTGTTCAACGTAAGCGTAACCGAGGTTGTAGTGGGCATCGACGAGATCGGCATCTAAGGCTATCGCGTTTTGTAATGCATCGATTGCCTCCTGATATGCCTTCAGTCCAATATAAGCGGCACCAAGATGGGCATGGATATGCTTATTTTCAGTGTCGGAAACCTCCGCGCTGCGTCCTAAATCGGCATCAAGGGTTAAGGCTTTCTGGAATGTCGGAACGGCTTCAGCGTAGCGTCCGGCATCCAGATGTTGTCTGCCCCTGTTGTAGTATGCTTGTGTTATAGTGTCGCACAACAGCATCGCGGGTTGGTGTGTGGCATCGAGTTTTAAGGCTTCTGTGACCGCTGTGCTTGCTTTCTCTAATTCGTCCTGTTCGAGGTAGGCGCGACAGAGCGCACAGTGCGCACCTATAAAATTGGCATCCAATTTTATGGCTGCTTCAAATTCAGGGATGGCTCTGTTGTATTGTCCTGCTTCCAGATAAGCAATACCGAGATTATAGTGTGCTTCTTTTATAGCGTCCATTTACTTAGGAAAAGAGAAGGTTATACCATTTCTAAAAGTTTATATCGCATTAACCGCGCCTTAGTACTACAGACTAACAGTCTATGCTACAATTTCAATCAGAAATGGTATTATTTTCGCATTAATTTTTAGTGTTATTTTATCAGATTTGCTTTAATTTTGCAAACAAAAATCTTGAGTGAGGTTCGGTTCTGCTGTATAATGCTGTCGAGCGTTTATAGGTACAACAACGCATGCCTCGACTGGGAATCTCTATGCTGCAACACTCGCCTGCCCACTCTACCTCTGTTCCTCGCAGGAAAATCCGTTGGCGGATTATTTGGCTTGGACTTGTGCTCATTCCGTTCAATAACTATTGGGTCTTTGCATCGCTGCGTTGGGATCAGGGGTTCCCGACGACGATGTCGCTCTTTTTCAACACCATCTTCGCGCTTACCATCCTGATAGCTCTCAATACATTTCTGCATCGTTTTGCACCGCGTGCTGTACTTACCCAAGGCGAATTATTGACGCTTTATGCGATGCTATCTGTGGCATCTGCTATCTGTGGACATGATCTGTTTGAAGTTATCATTACGAATATCGCCACAGTTGGTTGGCTGGCGACAGAGGAGAATGAGTGGGGCACGCTTTTCCACCGCTATCTCCCCGAATGGCTTGCCTTGACGGATAAGAGCCGCTTAACAGTTTATTTCACCGGGGAATCCAGTCTTTATTTACGTCCACATCTCCAGTTGTGGTGGCAACCTGTGCTGGCGTGGAGTGGCTTTATCATTGTTCTGCTTTCCACGACGTTTTGTATCAATGTTATGCTGCGGAAGCAGTGGATTGAAGTGGAACGGCTCAGTTATCCGATTATTGAGTTGCCGTACCAGATGACAACGGCGCGTTTCTTTCGTTCAAAACCGTTGTGGATAGGCATCATCCTTGCGGGTGGGATAGATGTGGTTAATGGACTGCATTTTCTCTATCCAAATTTTCCAGGGCTTGGTGGGGAGTTCTATGATTTGCGTCCGTTGTTTACAACAAAGCCGTGGAACGCGATTGGTTGGACCCCGATTGTCCTCTTTCCTTTCGTTATCGGGATGGCGTATTTTATCCCGCTCGACCTTTCATTTACATTCTGGTTTTTCTATATCTTCTGGAAGTTTGAGATGATCTTCGGGAGTATTGCTGGTTTGCAACGAATTCCGGGATTCCCGTTCATTTTCGACCAGTCGTTTGGGGTTTGTGTCGGTGTATTGGGTATGACCTTGTGGAGTGCGCGGAACCATTTACGAAATGTGTTTACACAAGCGTGGCGTGCGAATAGAGAAACGGCATCAAATGAACCGATATCCTATCGCGCGGCGGTGATAGGACTGATCTGTGGATTTTTCCTACTGGCAGGTTTCTGGTGGGTGGCGGGTATGTCTTTCTGGGTAGCGGTACTCGTTTTTATTATTCATCTGACGACAGTGACGGTGATTACCCGTGTCCGTGCTGAATTGGGTCCACCGATTCATGACTTACGCTCCATGGGACCCGATGTCTTACTCCCGAAAATGTTTGGGATGCGCAGACTCGGTGGGCAGAATCTGGCACTCTTTTCGCTTGTGTTTTGCTTCAATCGTGCTTATCGCGGGAATACGATGCCGCATCAATTAGAGGGCTTAAAATTGGCGGAACGGTCGCGGAGTTCTTCACGACGGATGGCTATCGCGATGCTTCTCGCCATGGTGCTGAGTCCCTTTGCTGCGTTTTGGGGAGCACTACATCTCGGCTATGAGAGTGGTGCGATAGAGGTCTGGTCGGGTTCGGTGTTTAACCGCACCCAGAATTGGTTAACGAATCCGATGCCTGTTAACATTCCGTCTTTGATTGCTATGGTTTGTGGACTTCTGTTTGCATTTGGTCTTACCTTAATTCGACTCCGATTTTTCTGGTGGCCCCTATATCCGATTGGGTATGCCATCTCTGGGACATGGGCTGTAAACTTCTTCTGGTTTTCGGTTTTTGTCAGTTATTTCATCAAGTTAGCGATTCTGCGTTTCGGTGGCGTGCAGATGTTTCGACGGATGGCACCGTTCTTTCTCGGGTTGATTTTAGGGGAGTTCTTGGTCGGAAGTGTCTGGGGACTTCTCGGTATTTTCCTTGAAAAGCCGATGTATCGGTTTATTTGGTGAGAGAACCGTATCTCTCGTTTTTCACTTGACAAAGACGTGTGAACTTCTTAGCACTTCCCCGTCAAACTGCCTGCCTTTAGGTAGGGGATTTAGACGGGCTCAGCGGTTGATATTGAAAAAACTTGATATTCCCCTAAAAATGTAATATAATGATAGTATCAGATTGGCGGACATATACAGCGTAGATGCAAGGTTACGTGTCCGCCTCCTACTGTATAACGGATAAAAGCCTGATACCTGATATACCATGAGAAAATCATACAAATACAAAATTCAATCTCAATCTAATACACTCAAGATTGGTAATATACTTGACGATATGTGGCAGATACACATGCATATCATGCTATTGGCTCGTAGATATTACCGCATTTACGGTAAAAACCTGTCTGCCTATCGCCTAAAAGCACACGTTTCAAAACTCAAAAAGCGGACAAAAGCGCATTGGAAAGCCCTACCGAGTCAAGTTGTGCAAGACGTAGTGTTGCGGTATGGCAAATCACAAGACGCATTTTTTCAGAATATCAAAGACCGCAAAGCAGGATTGACAACACGCAAAGTCGGTAGACCGAAAATAAAACCGCGTCATAAGTATACCTCTATGACGTTCACACAAGCGGGCTACACACTTGAAGATAATCGTATCAAAATCAACTGTATAGATACATGGTTTTCCTTTCACAAACACCGCGAAATCAAAGGTCTAATCAAAACAATCACAATCAAACGCGATAAGTGCGGTGATTATTGGATATGCTTTTCGTGTGAGAATGTTGAGGATTCGGAACCAAAACCCAAGACGGGTAAGAGCGCAGGGTTTGATTACGGAAACAAAACATTCCTAACAAGCGACGAGGGACACAAGATAGAATCTCCACAGTTTTTCAAACAATCACTGAAAACGTTGCGATCTCTCAATAAAGCCGTAAGCCGTAAAGTCAAAGGTTCTGGTAACTGGTTTCGTGCGTGTCGTACTTTGGCAAGACAACACAGAAAGGTTGCCAGACAAAGAGAAGATTGGCAATGGAAACTTGCTACCCAACTTTGCACAGAGTTTGATACGCTATGTTTTGAGACGCTGAACCTTGATGGCATGAAACGGCTTTGCGGACGCAAAGTTTCTGACCACGCCTTCTCCGAGTTTCTGCAGATATTAGAACAGAAGTGTGCAAAACATGATAAAACCTTTGTGAAAATCAGTCAATGGATTGCGACAACAAAACGCTGCAGTGATTGTGGCTACCATAACAAAGAACTTTCTCTTTCAGATAGACAGTGGACATGTCCCGAATGTGGTTCACACCACGATAGAGACGTAAACGCTGCTATCAATATCAAACCGGCAGGCTTGGCTGCCTAAAGTGGAGCGACACTAAGACGGGTTTTCTCTAAGAGAAAAGCGCAGTCGCTATGAAGCACAAGCCCCTACCTTCAGGTAGTGGGTACCTATGACAATATATTGAGGCTTTTGTGTATCGGGTATGCCGTCGGACGTTCACAGATTGAAGGTTTTCGAGACTTGTTATGGGACACATACAACAACTTCGTCGAATTACAATATGGGGTGTCGGTTTAATCGGCGGTTCGCTTGGGCTTGCACTGAAAAAGAACGGATTTCAGGGACAACGCGTCGGGTTGGGACGAAACATTGGCAGACTTGAGAAGGCACTGCAACACGATGCAGTTGATACCGTTACGACGGAGGTAACAGAAGGGATACGCGGAAGCGACCTAGTCGTCCTGTGTACACCTGTTGAACTTGTTCCAGTCTTGGTAAAGCGTATCGTTGCGTTTGTTGATACACAGCAGCACCGTCCGGTGTTGACGGATGTGGGCAGCACGAAATCGATGTTAGTAAAGACGGTTGAAGCCCAGTTGTCGGAACGGGGTTCGGCTGCTGTTTCTTTTGTGGGTGGGCATCCGATGGCAGGCTCACATGAAACCGGTGTGGACGCAGCACTCTCGACACTTTTTGAAAACGCAACGTGTATTCTGACACCCACAGAAAACACCGATGCGGATTCCTTACAAGTGGTTAAGGATCTATGGGAATTTGTCGGTGCGGTGCCACATCTTCTCTCACCCGAAATCCATGATCTACTCATCGGTGCTGCAAGCCATCTCCCACATCTCATTGCGAGCCTACTCGCGAACACTGTTGCGAATGTCGAAACGGAAGGGCCAAAGGCGTTGGACTTTACCGCAACCGGTTTTCGAGATTCCACCCGGATCGCTGCGGGGTCACCGGACTTATGGACCGGTATTTTCACACAAAATAGCGATGTGCTGTTATCACTCATTGATGACATCGTTGGCAACTTAACCGAATTCAAAACCTTGCTTCAAACGGATAACCATGCTGAGATTGAGCGTGTCCTTCTCGAAGCGCAAGTTATCGTTAAAAAGCGGAGGGAAGCATTAGGAGGCGCATGAAAACAACAGAATCTCAGGTGACGATTGCGATGGATGGCCCCGCCGGGTCTGGGAAGAGCACAGTGGCTCGACGCATCGCAGAAAAACTCGGCTTGCTTTATCTCGATTCCGGCGCGATGTATCGGGCAGTAACGCTGTTGGCGATCCAGGAAGGGCTTGAAGCGAATAGTCCCAAACTCATCGACCGTGTCAAGGCGTGTCATATTGAATTTGCGGATAATGGCAAAACGATTTTACTCAATGCGGAAAATGTATCTGTCCAGATCCGTACACCAGCGGTTAACAGACGGGTCGCGGATGTCGCAAAAATCCCCGAGATTCGCCGTGAAATTGTGGAACATCAACAACGAATCGGCGCAGAAGGCAACATTGTTGCTGAAGGTAGGGATCTAACAACCATTGTTTTTCCCGATGCCGATTTTAAATTCTATCTTGATGCGTCCGTAACAGAACGGGCGAA contains these protein-coding regions:
- the cmk gene encoding (d)CMP kinase, which translates into the protein MKTTESQVTIAMDGPAGSGKSTVARRIAEKLGLLYLDSGAMYRAVTLLAIQEGLEANSPKLIDRVKACHIEFADNGKTILLNAENVSVQIRTPAVNRRVADVAKIPEIRREIVEHQQRIGAEGNIVAEGRDLTTIVFPDADFKFYLDASVTERAKRRLAELKAQNVDATLAAVETEIRARDEKDTTREHSPLRTADDAIVIDTTCKTVEEVVDFIVEHIYGSEAC
- a CDS encoding RNA-guided endonuclease TnpB family protein; its protein translation is MRKSYKYKIQSQSNTLKIGNILDDMWQIHMHIMLLARRYYRIYGKNLSAYRLKAHVSKLKKRTKAHWKALPSQVVQDVVLRYGKSQDAFFQNIKDRKAGLTTRKVGRPKIKPRHKYTSMTFTQAGYTLEDNRIKINCIDTWFSFHKHREIKGLIKTITIKRDKCGDYWICFSCENVEDSEPKPKTGKSAGFDYGNKTFLTSDEGHKIESPQFFKQSLKTLRSLNKAVSRKVKGSGNWFRACRTLARQHRKVARQREDWQWKLATQLCTEFDTLCFETLNLDGMKRLCGRKVSDHAFSEFLQILEQKCAKHDKTFVKISQWIATTKRCSDCGYHNKELSLSDRQWTCPECGSHHDRDVNAAINIKPAGLAA
- a CDS encoding prephenate dehydrogenase/arogenate dehydrogenase family protein; its protein translation is MGHIQQLRRITIWGVGLIGGSLGLALKKNGFQGQRVGLGRNIGRLEKALQHDAVDTVTTEVTEGIRGSDLVVLCTPVELVPVLVKRIVAFVDTQQHRPVLTDVGSTKSMLVKTVEAQLSERGSAAVSFVGGHPMAGSHETGVDAALSTLFENATCILTPTENTDADSLQVVKDLWEFVGAVPHLLSPEIHDLLIGAASHLPHLIASLLANTVANVETEGPKALDFTATGFRDSTRIAAGSPDLWTGIFTQNSDVLLSLIDDIVGNLTEFKTLLQTDNHAEIERVLLEAQVIVKKRREALGGA